The Henningerozyma blattae CBS 6284 chromosome 6, complete genome genomic interval ttcttatttaaGTTCACCCATGCTTGTACATTCTTGGTTTAattaaacatttttttaaacagATTTTCCTGCTGTTTCCCAAAGATTACTTAAAAACTTCCCATTccatagaaaaaaaaaataaagtttgaATATTAGAAAAGCTTGTAGTACTTCCGGCTGGTATCTCGTCATATATAGGGTATAGAAATTAGTTAGATGTATGGGCATATGATTAATTGTGCCAGGTTACATATTGGTGAAACTTTAACAAAACAAACTGTAGAAAGGCTTAATTATAAGCGGCTTCACTATCTATATAGATGAAATCTGAGAATTGTTGGAAACCATTGAATTGAGTGGCTGCGGTTGAAGTGTATGCACCCAAGTTTGGGAAATAAATCCAATCTCCAACGTCTAGatcatatttcaaatagTAATTGTTCTTGATACAATCAAGACCATCACAAGTGGGTCCCCACATTGATATTTTGTTTTCGATCTTGTCAGGGATGCAGTGATCAGAAGAAGTGGCAGAGTTATAGTGGTAAGAATTTGAAtggaataaaatttttggaGTAGGCACTTGATGGTCgaataaaatacaattcAAGTTACCGTAGACCCCGTCGTTAACATAGATCATGGATGAAGTGTTATCGTTGTTAGGCCGTCTCTTTGCAATGACATTTGTAGCAAGAGTCAAAGCTGTAGAGACAAAATATCTACCAGGCTCAGCGATGACTTGCAACTCAGAGAATGCTTCACGTGGGAAAAACTCTTGTAACGAATAATTGACTACTTCGGCAGCTTGGACAAACGAATGATATTGGAATCCACCACCGACATCTAGTACTTTTAACGAAGGCAAGCCCATTTCTTCGACTCTATTGAAGACATATTTGGAGTCTCTAATGGCTTTGTAAAGACTGTTGTAGTCAGAAGCACCAGATCCCACATGGAAAGCGACACCTACCAAGTTTAATTCTAACTCTTTGACTGTTTGCAAAAGTGAATCGACTTGGTCCAAGTGGCACCCGTATTTTGTGGATAATCTACATTGAGCTGATTCATCATCCGTGGCAATCCGTATGAATAATTCGGAATTTGGATGGAAACGTTTAATCTTGTATAATTCATCAGAATTATCAAAAGTAGATTTCAAAACACCGACTTCTGAAGCGTGTTTAATGAAGGAGGAAGCTTTGCATGGGTTTGCATAAAGGATTCTTTCAGGAGAAACATCTAGACTTAACACTGTGTCTATTTCCGATCTCGAGGCACAGTCGAAGCCCAGACCTAGATCTCTTAAAGTCTTTAAGATTTCTTGGTTTGGGTTACATTTTACAGCGTAAAATGGTTTCACCCTTGGGAGATGGATACGCCAGGACTGGTATAAACGTTTGATTTCTCCCAGATCACAAACGAAGAAGGAATCCTCAGATTCTGTGGAACTTAACCTCGAAGTTAATGCAGATTCGATCATCTTATGGGATTGTAGGGTAAGAGCATTTGAATCATGTGGCAGAGGGGTGGCGATATCTTTAGAGATCAAGTGGTTGAGCAGTGTCTCTGTGAGAAGCTGTTCTTGACCCAGCTTTGACATGGTAAGAGTATCAGAAGTCATGATCGGTGGAGGGGCACAGGAGTGGGGTTTTGGCGACACTTTTGAGATCTGTAAAATTTGGCAGCGATGAGATGGCTGTTTATATATGAAAaggttttttatttgaaagttTTCATCTCGGACGGGGAGCAATGCCGAGTGTGCGGCGCAGCAAGGTGACGCGAAGCGTGAGCTGTTGTTGAGTGTATTTACTACGGATAACTCAGGTGtcataaatttaataaaagagGGTGATGATGAGATGTGCCGTATGaatgtttatttattaaaaaaaatttttaggaatttttttaaccaCCCTTTGGCGTAAGGAAACCACGAGTCAATGCTGGGAATTCTATAGAAGAGTcatataagaaaaaaaaaaaaaagacaaataTGTAGATAATAAATGTCTTGTGACACGTTCAAATCCAATTGCTTATCATACTATAAgcctattttttttttaagttcAAATTGAGTTTATTAGTCAGGAACTGTTACTCTAATGCTTTCCATTCCGAAGAGTGTAACTAAAAATAGCGTAATTGccaattttataaattttgattGTACAATGAAAATTGATCGGATGCCAATTTCCTTCTAATATGGATTGTTTCGGTGAAAAATTTCGTCACGAAACAAACACAGTAGAATCCGGAGTTTTCTAGTTGTTACCAGAATGTTTCTGTATGCCGAATGTGttttaattcaatcaaAACCCTGATGCTCATGAAAATTTGCCAAGTTCTAAATTACATATTGTTTCTCAATTGTTATTCAAAGCCGTTCGTAACGTTTCTCCCAAAAAGTTGCATTAAATATGAATACAACCCAATGCAAGTGGTGCAAGGGCGGGAGAGCatgctttttttataaagtGACACGTTGATGCATCAATTTTTGTACAaggatatttatttttttttcaaacaaGTTGCCTTGTTGATAACTGTTGGGATTAACACGTTACCGTCTCAGATCACACACGTAGGAGCTTGAAACTTCATAAAGGCTATTACTACATACCTGTCTGCAGACCATCAATCAGGAGATCTGTAGGCTCTGCATTAGTGGATCGatttatttggaaaattacCTTCTATGAAAGTAGTGACTTCCTGTTTTATCTTATGTGCAATACATGGTGAGGGACTTTTAGCGACTTGGATTACACCAAAGTCAATAACAATAAGATACAATGTCTTATTGCAGTGAAAGTGCTCAGCTTATACGATTGCAATAAACAAGAGTATCGTTTTTCCTACGAGgctttatatttttggaCAACTTTTCTTGCGCGCTGGTCAGTTATTTACAAGTATGCATGCCAAGATTGTTCCTGTGCTCCAGCTAAATGCAGTTCTTGCTCTCCATGCAAGTGTGAAGAATGCAATTAGCGAGGCCAAGTTGAATAGAAAATTACGTGTTTTCGAATATGCGAGGGTGCGTGTATGCGTATGTATGTGTATATGTATATGCGTATGTAGGTGTATATGTATAGTATAATTAAGTTTCGGTGTGAGTGATATGATTACAGAATAAACAAGTATAACCTGTGATGGTAGTGTTATTGGTGGTCTCTTGAACTTGACCGTTATTTTTCATGATAATCAATTCTGATTTTGTGGGGATTTTACGACAatcattattcaaacaTCGTGTTTTGGTCTTTTTGTAACGCAAGCCACACGAGTTGCATAACTGTTGAGTCTTTAGGCCTGACCAAGATGGTCTCCAACAAGGAGAGTCAGTGGAACGACAACTTAGACATTGTCTATGGTGGCGACGGGAAGGACGAGGGGGTTCTTTTGTTTCAGATACGTTTTCGGTTGCGTGTTCTGGGATAGTCTGAGGCTGGGAGTGTGAGGGTGAGGGTGAGTGTGAGTGCAAGTGGGAGTGCAAGTGCAAGTGGGAGTGAGATTGACGTGATGGAGAAGTACTTCTTGAGGAACGAGGAGAGGTTGTTGGTGAAGCGTTTGGAGAGGAATAGTTTTGCAGCTTCATGACAAATTGTCTTGTGGGTGAAGCGGAACGTGAGCGGGAAGGAGAGGGCGAAGGAGAGGGCGAATTTGCCGTGGCATCCTCGTGTCGAAGCAATGGTTTGTTGGGGACCAAGTCTGGCGCAGAGATGGACGCACGAGTGTCTAGCAGACGTTTCAATTGCAAAGCTTTAAAAGAGTCGGTctttttatgttttttcGATACGGTATATTGGTGTTCGTTCCGTTTAGCCTTTACCAATTGGATCAACTTGGTGCTTACGACGGGGGTGAAACTGAGAATGTCCTGGCTGCTTTTGCTGGGGGTCAGTAACGGAGGGGGAGAATACGAATGCGAGTGCGAGT includes:
- the SPE1 gene encoding ornithine decarboxylase SPE1 (similar to Saccharomyces cerevisiae SPE1 (YKL184W); ancestral locus Anc_4.282) codes for the protein MTPELSVVNTLNNSSRFASPCCAAHSALLPVRDENFQIKNLFIYKQPSHRCQILQISKVSPKPHSCAPPPIMTSDTLTMSKLGQEQLLTETLLNHLISKDIATPLPHDSNALTLQSHKMIESALTSRLSSTESEDSFFVCDLGEIKRLYQSWRIHLPRVKPFYAVKCNPNQEILKTLRDLGLGFDCASRSEIDTVLSLDVSPERILYANPCKASSFIKHASEVGVLKSTFDNSDELYKIKRFHPNSELFIRIATDDESAQCRLSTKYGCHLDQVDSLLQTVKELELNLVGVAFHVGSGASDYNSLYKAIRDSKYVFNRVEEMGLPSLKVLDVGGGFQYHSFVQAAEVVNYSLQEFFPREAFSELQVIAEPGRYFVSTALTLATNVIAKRRPNNDNTSSMIYVNDGVYGNLNCILFDHQVPTPKILFHSNSYHYNSATSSDHCIPDKIENKISMWGPTCDGLDCIKNNYYLKYDLDVGDWIYFPNLGAYTSTAATQFNGFQQFSDFIYIDSEAAYN
- the ASH1 gene encoding DNA-binding transcription repressor ASH1 (similar to Saccharomyces cerevisiae ASH1 (YKL185W); ancestral locus Anc_4.283), encoding MSISLPPLRSNPDLASPIAATKLPSLHRLRLLGPGPSPSTLYPDTCPPSSKSQQLLLAWARHCGYLDSSHLRRRRDDRPHHTPLHVPPSVTIRNDPFQGLLNPLPHCITGNTQVQPPDPPKSPPRKTHSPAPSVGTTTLPVPMTPPMSPGTTSTIEPASTLESIQPCHSHWHSHSHSHSYSPPPLLTPSKSSQDILSFTPVVSTKLIQLVKAKRNEHQYTVSKKHKKTDSFKALQLKRLLDTRASISAPDLVPNKPLLRHEDATANSPSPSPSPSRSRSASPTRQFVMKLQNYSSPNASPTTSPRSSRSTSPSRQSHSHLHLHSHLHSHSPSPSHSQPQTIPEHATENVSETKEPPRPSRRHHRQCLSCRSTDSPCWRPSWSGLKTQQLCNSCGLRYKKTKTRCLNNDCRKIPTKSELIIMKNNGQVQETTNNTTITGYTCLFCNHITHTET